The following proteins are co-located in the Diaphorobacter sp. HDW4B genome:
- a CDS encoding penicillin-binding protein 2: protein MSSRSVNYTSSPLLASKTPVWRSKFIVAVVALGFVGLAGRAAYVQVIGNDFFQRQGEVRFARTLELPANRGRILDRNGLILASSVPAASIWAIPEDVDQDSPEIQAKLKKLAKLMDMPLPALKAKLADEDKSFVWIKRQLDWDVGQEIVKLDIKGIYNRKEYKREYPEGEAAAHIVGFTNVEDHGQEGMELAFDKDLGGKPGSRRVIKDRLGRVVEGVGAEVPPLDGKDIQLSVDSKVQFFAYQKLRDTVIAKKAKAGSVVVLDAHTGEVLALANYPTYDPGNRKNLTGEQLRNRAMTDVFEPGSTMKPITIGLALNSGRVRPETVVDTTPGRINITGSTISDTHNYGALTVEGVIQKSSNVGTTKLAMNMPAKEMWETYSAVGFGQKPQITFPGAVTGRLRPYKSWRPVEQATMSYGYGVSASLFQMARAYTVFSNDGKVIPATMLKSTEPAIGVPVFTPKTAAQVRKMLQMAAGPGGTGQLAQTVGYSVGGKSGTARKQIGKTYAIGKYRGWFTGMAPIDNPRIIVAVMIDEPTVGSAYGGISAAPVFSEVVQQTLRMMGVPPDMAVRPQIVSNPVEEQPL, encoded by the coding sequence ATGAGCTCGCGCAGCGTCAACTACACCTCCAGCCCGCTGCTGGCCAGCAAGACGCCGGTCTGGCGCAGCAAGTTCATTGTCGCCGTGGTGGCGCTGGGCTTTGTGGGGCTGGCCGGTCGTGCGGCCTACGTGCAGGTGATCGGCAATGATTTCTTCCAGCGTCAGGGCGAAGTGCGCTTTGCCCGCACGCTGGAGCTGCCCGCCAATCGCGGTCGCATTCTGGATCGCAACGGCTTGATCCTCGCGTCCAGCGTTCCCGCAGCCAGCATCTGGGCGATCCCCGAAGACGTGGATCAGGACAGTCCCGAGATTCAGGCCAAGCTCAAGAAGCTGGCCAAGCTCATGGACATGCCGCTGCCCGCGCTCAAGGCCAAGCTGGCGGACGAAGACAAGAGCTTTGTGTGGATCAAGCGCCAGCTCGACTGGGATGTGGGCCAGGAGATCGTCAAGCTCGACATCAAGGGCATCTACAACCGCAAGGAATACAAACGCGAGTATCCAGAGGGCGAGGCCGCTGCGCACATCGTCGGTTTCACCAACGTGGAAGACCACGGTCAGGAAGGCATGGAGCTCGCGTTCGACAAGGACCTCGGCGGCAAGCCCGGTTCGCGTCGCGTGATCAAGGATCGTCTGGGCCGCGTCGTCGAAGGCGTGGGCGCGGAAGTGCCGCCGCTCGATGGCAAGGACATCCAACTGTCGGTGGACAGCAAGGTGCAGTTCTTCGCCTACCAGAAGCTGCGCGACACCGTGATCGCCAAGAAGGCCAAGGCCGGCAGCGTGGTGGTGCTCGATGCGCATACCGGCGAAGTGCTGGCGCTGGCCAACTACCCGACCTACGACCCCGGCAATCGCAAGAATCTGACCGGCGAGCAGTTGCGCAATCGCGCGATGACCGACGTGTTCGAGCCGGGCTCGACCATGAAGCCGATCACCATCGGTCTGGCGCTGAACTCGGGCCGTGTGCGGCCTGAAACCGTTGTCGATACGACGCCGGGGCGCATCAACATCACGGGCTCCACCATTTCGGACACGCACAACTATGGCGCGCTGACGGTGGAGGGCGTGATCCAGAAGTCCAGCAACGTGGGCACGACCAAGCTCGCGATGAACATGCCCGCCAAGGAAATGTGGGAGACGTACTCGGCGGTCGGTTTCGGCCAGAAGCCGCAGATCACCTTCCCCGGCGCGGTCACGGGTCGTCTGCGTCCCTACAAGAGCTGGCGTCCGGTCGAGCAGGCAACGATGTCGTATGGCTACGGCGTGTCGGCCAGCCTGTTCCAGATGGCGCGTGCCTACACCGTGTTCTCGAACGACGGCAAGGTGATTCCCGCGACCATGCTCAAGAGTACCGAGCCCGCCATCGGCGTGCCGGTGTTCACGCCCAAGACCGCTGCGCAGGTCCGCAAGATGCTGCAGATGGCGGCAGGTCCTGGCGGTACGGGTCAGCTCGCGCAGACCGTGGGTTACTCGGTGGGCGGCAAGTCGGGTACGGCGCGCAAGCAGATTGGCAAGACCTATGCGATCGGCAAGTATCGCGGCTGGTTCACCGGCATGGCACCGATCGACAACCCACGCATCATCGTGGCCGTGATGATCGACGAACCGACGGTGGGTTCGGCCTACGGCGGTATCTCTGCGGCACCTGTTTTCAGCGAAGTCGTGCAGCAGACGCTACGCATGATGGGCGTTCCGCCCGACATGGCTGTGCGTCCGCAGATCGTCAGCAATCCCGTCGAGGAGCAGCCACTATGA
- the murF gene encoding UDP-N-acetylmuramoyl-tripeptide--D-alanyl-D-alanine ligase: MSLQKTAIMNLAEAFALISERVPSARLIGDGSVAFARVHSDTRTLAAGDLFVALKGERFDANEFLVQAREAGAVAAIAHGGLQEAGLSGIQVPDSLRAMGALAAGWRKQWHGPLIGVTGSNGKTTVTQMIASILRAWKGDAAFATQGNLNNDIGVPLTLMRLATKHDAAVIEMGMNHPGEIAYLADIARPTVALVNNAQREHLEFMQTVEAVARENGSVFASLPRDGVAVFPAEDEYTALWRELAGSRRVLTFAESAGDVQCAKSEWRGAGWQVQIHTPLGAFDTELHIAGRHNVTNALAATACAVAAGVPLFAIAEGLAQFEPVKGRSRAVVLPFGAARSITLVDDSYNANPDSVRAAIDVLSTLPKPQLLVLGDMGEVGDQGPQFHAEAGAYARERGIDRVFALGAASIHAASACGSAAQHFEDMASLLGAVQASVPQVGSVLVKGSRFMKMEQVVQALQAQSAEDATRQTTQPKGDRTCC, from the coding sequence ATGAGTCTGCAGAAGACCGCGATCATGAATCTGGCCGAAGCGTTCGCGCTGATCTCCGAACGCGTGCCGAGCGCGCGTTTGATCGGTGACGGCAGCGTGGCGTTTGCACGTGTGCATTCCGACACGCGCACGCTGGCGGCAGGTGACTTGTTCGTGGCATTGAAGGGCGAGCGTTTCGACGCCAACGAGTTTCTGGTGCAGGCCCGCGAGGCCGGTGCCGTGGCGGCCATCGCGCATGGCGGCTTGCAGGAGGCGGGGCTCTCCGGCATTCAGGTGCCCGACAGCCTGCGTGCCATGGGCGCGCTGGCCGCAGGTTGGCGCAAGCAGTGGCATGGTCCGCTGATCGGCGTGACCGGCAGCAACGGCAAGACCACGGTCACACAGATGATCGCGTCCATTCTGCGTGCCTGGAAGGGCGATGCGGCGTTTGCGACGCAGGGCAATCTCAACAACGACATCGGCGTGCCGCTGACGTTGATGCGCCTTGCGACCAAGCATGATGCGGCGGTGATCGAGATGGGCATGAACCATCCGGGCGAGATCGCGTATCTGGCCGACATCGCACGCCCCACGGTCGCGCTGGTCAACAACGCGCAGCGTGAGCACCTCGAATTCATGCAGACGGTGGAAGCCGTGGCGCGTGAAAACGGCAGCGTGTTCGCATCGCTGCCGCGCGATGGCGTGGCCGTGTTTCCTGCTGAAGACGAATACACAGCACTGTGGCGTGAGCTCGCAGGTTCGCGTCGCGTGCTGACGTTCGCCGAAAGCGCGGGTGACGTGCAATGCGCGAAGTCCGAATGGCGCGGCGCGGGCTGGCAGGTGCAGATCCACACGCCGCTGGGCGCGTTCGATACCGAGCTGCACATCGCCGGTCGCCACAACGTCACCAACGCACTCGCGGCCACGGCCTGCGCGGTCGCGGCGGGCGTGCCACTGTTTGCGATTGCCGAAGGTCTGGCGCAGTTCGAGCCGGTCAAGGGCCGCTCGCGTGCCGTGGTGCTGCCGTTTGGTGCAGCGCGTTCCATCACTTTGGTGGACGACAGCTACAACGCCAACCCCGACTCCGTGCGCGCCGCCATCGACGTGCTGTCCACGTTGCCCAAACCGCAGTTGCTGGTGCTTGGCGACATGGGCGAAGTCGGCGATCAGGGCCCGCAGTTCCACGCAGAGGCCGGTGCCTATGCGCGCGAGCGTGGCATCGACCGCGTGTTCGCTCTGGGTGCCGCGAGCATCCACGCTGCCTCGGCCTGCGGGTCGGCAGCACAACATTTTGAAGATATGGCATCGCTGCTTGGAGCGGTGCAGGCCAGCGTGCCGCAAGTCGGCAGCGTACTGGTCAAGGGATCGAGATTCATGAAGATGGAACAAGTGGTGCAGGCACTGCAGGCGCAGTCGGCCGAAGACGCCACCCGCCAAACAACGCAACCCAAGGGAGATCGCACATGCTGCTGA
- a CDS encoding UDP-N-acetylmuramoyl-L-alanyl-D-glutamate--2,6-diaminopimelate ligase, translating into MSVLLSLNSAQDAVRWLRERVTGTLQTDSRLVKPGDGFIAWPGAATDGRFHVGNALTNGATACLVEQEGVDVFGFVGGHMASVRGLKAATGPIAAAWFNMPTTLLNVLAVTGTNGKTSSAWWLAEALNALAQQADVPPPKGCALVGTLGLGMPGALVATGLTTPDPVRLQRAFAQFVEQELGACAIEASSIGLAEHRLAGTRIRVAMFTNFTQDHLDYHPSMEAYWAAKRELFDWPGLRSAVVNVDDARGQQLAEDLESSQLDVWTYSLRGNARLKARDITYNDDGLVFTVVEGLNSFALQTQVIGLYNVSNLLGVIAALRSLGVALEHALWACAQLTPVPGRMERITSPGQPMVAVDYSHTTDALEKALQALAPMAKERGGKLWCVFGCGGNRDSSKRPHMGAAAQRLADEVVVTSDNPRNEEPMSIIGQILKGTQPAATLRVQADRALAIAETLAAAAPADVVLIAGKGHEDYQEVQGERHHFSDIEQARAALSLRGGAA; encoded by the coding sequence ATGAGCGTTCTGCTCTCTCTCAATTCAGCACAGGATGCAGTGCGTTGGCTGCGCGAACGCGTGACCGGCACCCTGCAGACCGACAGCCGTCTGGTCAAGCCCGGCGATGGCTTCATCGCATGGCCCGGTGCCGCCACCGATGGTCGCTTCCACGTGGGCAATGCGCTGACCAATGGTGCTACCGCTTGTCTGGTGGAGCAGGAAGGCGTCGATGTCTTCGGTTTCGTTGGCGGACACATGGCTTCGGTGCGTGGCCTCAAGGCTGCGACGGGTCCGATTGCAGCCGCATGGTTCAACATGCCGACCACGTTGCTCAACGTGCTGGCGGTGACCGGCACCAACGGCAAGACCAGCAGCGCTTGGTGGTTGGCCGAGGCGCTCAACGCGCTCGCCCAGCAGGCCGATGTGCCGCCGCCCAAGGGCTGTGCGCTGGTCGGAACGTTGGGTCTGGGCATGCCGGGTGCACTGGTGGCGACGGGTCTGACGACGCCCGATCCGGTGCGTCTGCAGCGTGCGTTCGCGCAGTTCGTTGAACAGGAACTGGGAGCCTGCGCCATCGAAGCATCGTCGATTGGTCTGGCCGAGCACCGCCTTGCGGGCACGCGCATTCGCGTGGCCATGTTCACCAATTTCACGCAGGACCATCTCGACTACCACCCGTCGATGGAAGCCTACTGGGCCGCCAAGCGCGAGTTGTTCGACTGGCCCGGTCTGCGCTCTGCGGTGGTCAATGTCGATGATGCGCGCGGCCAGCAACTGGCCGAGGATCTGGAGAGCTCGCAGCTCGACGTCTGGACGTATTCGCTGCGCGGCAATGCGCGGCTGAAGGCGCGCGACATCACTTACAACGACGATGGACTGGTGTTCACGGTGGTCGAAGGACTCAACTCCTTCGCGCTGCAGACGCAGGTCATCGGGTTGTACAACGTGTCCAATTTGCTGGGCGTGATCGCCGCGCTGCGCTCGCTGGGCGTGGCGCTCGAACATGCGCTGTGGGCCTGTGCGCAACTCACGCCCGTGCCCGGTCGCATGGAGCGCATCACATCGCCCGGCCAGCCCATGGTGGCGGTGGACTATTCACATACCACCGATGCACTGGAGAAGGCACTGCAGGCCCTGGCCCCCATGGCCAAGGAGCGCGGCGGCAAGCTCTGGTGCGTGTTTGGTTGCGGCGGCAATCGCGATTCCAGCAAGCGCCCACACATGGGTGCGGCTGCGCAGCGACTGGCCGACGAGGTCGTCGTCACCAGCGACAACCCGCGCAACGAAGAACCGATGAGCATCATCGGACAGATTTTGAAGGGCACGCAACCAGCGGCAACGCTGCGCGTGCAGGCGGATCGCGCATTGGCGATCGCCGAAACCCTGGCCGCAGCAGCGCCCGCCGACGTGGTGCTGATTGCGGGCAAGGGTCATGAGGACTATCAGGAAGTGCAAGGCGAGCGACACCATTTCTCCGACATCGAGCAGGCGCGCGCAGCGCTGTCGCTTCGCGGAGGTGCAGCATGA